In Flavobacteriales bacterium, one genomic interval encodes:
- a CDS encoding OmpH family outer membrane protein, translated as MRRLKLLFWMLCVVSFGSASAQNPTQKIGHLDTQKLLTLMPEAKVADQKLKDHYKELEDELKTMQIEYQSKLEDYQKKAPLLSDAIKMAKEKEIRDLGNRIQEFEGTAQDSYMEMSQKVQQPLLDSIQKAISEVAKEGSFTYILDTSAGNVLYFEGGIDVLPLVKKKLNIP; from the coding sequence ATGAGAAGATTAAAATTGTTGTTCTGGATGCTCTGTGTTGTTTCATTTGGAAGCGCATCCGCCCAAAACCCAACTCAAAAAATTGGTCATCTGGACACCCAGAAATTGTTGACCCTGATGCCTGAAGCAAAGGTTGCCGATCAGAAACTCAAGGATCATTACAAGGAGCTGGAAGATGAATTGAAGACCATGCAGATTGAATATCAGAGCAAACTGGAGGATTATCAGAAAAAAGCCCCCCTTCTTTCAGACGCCATCAAAATGGCAAAGGAAAAAGAAATCCGCGATCTTGGAAACCGCATTCAGGAGTTTGAAGGCACGGCACAGGATTCATATATGGAAATGTCCCAAAAGGTTCAACAACCTTTACTTGATTCGATTCAGAAAGCTATATCGGAAGTGGCTAAAGAGGGAAGTTTCACATACATCCTGGACACCAGTGCTGGTAATGTATTGTATTTTGAAGGCGGCATCGACGTCCTTCCGTTGGTCAAGAAGAAATTAAACATCCCCTAG